A DNA window from Patescibacteria group bacterium contains the following coding sequences:
- a CDS encoding polymer-forming cytoskeletal protein, translating into MENNIDTIIGVNVTLKGNLYNKGSIQVNGSVEGEVKSDENIVIGDSAKIKGPVIAKKIEVSGEVIGTIEASEKLEINPTGRIVGDLKAKTLIIKEGAAFVGKSLMPATSAAGDTEAKKDAKDEETEKDSATNVFEEESKLADKPESSDKLGFFSKK; encoded by the coding sequence ATGGAGAACAACATCGACACCATCATCGGCGTCAATGTGACGCTAAAGGGCAACCTTTATAACAAAGGTTCGATCCAAGTCAACGGCAGTGTCGAGGGGGAAGTGAAGAGTGATGAGAACATTGTGATTGGCGATTCAGCCAAGATCAAAGGCCCAGTCATCGCCAAGAAGATAGAAGTTTCCGGCGAAGTTATCGGCACTATCGAAGCTTCTGAGAAACTTGAGATCAATCCGACAGGCAGAATCGTTGGAGATTTGAAGGCCAAAACTTTGATTATCAAAGAAGGCGCTGCTTTTGTTGGCAAGAGCTTGATGCCAGCTACTTCTGCCGCAGGAGACACTGAGGCCAAGAAAGACGCCAAGGACGAAGAAACTGAGAAGGATTCAGCCACAAACGTATTTGAAGAAGAGAGCAAATTAGCCGACAAACCAGAATCTTCCGACAAGCTAGGCTTCTTTAGCAAAAAATAA
- a CDS encoding C39 family peptidase: MFASLTVVVLAVLTILFLRWREAREIPKTETIPAGTEQIVYPAPAAPYPEPSTTNESAPAPRVAEVKTTAKPAKVLLGVPFTSQAPKSVWDALHEDACEEASLIMAHRYIDGTEIESIDSADQEINDLIKFEESKGLGTSITLEELNNIAKEYYGMNSGQIVPNVTSDILKDQLAESKVIILPAAGKLLNNPNFKNGGPNYHMLVVKGFENGNFITNDPGTRKGEGYQYTPETLIDALHDWNPDNILNGEKNILVFAK; this comes from the coding sequence GTGTTCGCTTCCCTGACTGTCGTGGTTCTGGCAGTTTTGACGATTTTGTTTTTGAGATGGCGCGAAGCGCGTGAAATTCCAAAGACCGAAACGATACCTGCAGGAACAGAACAAATTGTTTATCCAGCCCCTGCGGCTCCTTACCCGGAGCCAAGCACCACGAACGAGTCGGCCCCAGCTCCAAGAGTTGCGGAGGTAAAAACAACGGCAAAGCCAGCGAAGGTCCTACTCGGAGTCCCCTTCACCTCTCAAGCGCCAAAATCTGTCTGGGACGCTCTGCATGAAGATGCCTGCGAAGAAGCGAGCCTGATCATGGCCCACCGTTATATCGATGGCACTGAGATCGAGAGCATTGATTCTGCCGACCAAGAAATTAATGATCTGATTAAATTCGAGGAGTCCAAAGGGCTTGGCACGAGTATCACGCTCGAAGAGCTCAATAATATTGCAAAAGAATATTATGGCATGAATTCCGGCCAGATTGTTCCCAACGTAACAAGCGACATTCTGAAGGACCAGCTAGCCGAGAGCAAAGTAATCATCCTGCCAGCCGCCGGTAAATTGCTCAATAATCCAAATTTCAAGAACGGCGGGCCGAATTATCACATGTTGGTGGTAAAAGGATTCGAAAACGGCAACTTCATCACCAACGATCCAGGCACTCGCAAGGGTGAAGGCTATCAGTACACGCCGGAAACGCTGATCGATGCTCTCCACGATTGGAATCCAGATAATATTCTAAATGGCGAGAAGAATATCCTGGTTTTCGCCAAATAA
- the infC gene encoding translation initiation factor IF-3, translating to MKPRFLRANRQIRFSPIIVIDDEGTNLGTLSLDQALAIANEKGLDLVEINPTNRPPICKIMDFGKYKYDLAKKEKESRAKHKETELKEIRLTFKIGDHDLEYKAKQANGFIADGDQVKVSMRLRGRENALGEIGLGVFAKFAEMANLSYERNPVRAGNQIVGMLVVKKEVKQS from the coding sequence ATCAAACCACGGTTTCTTCGTGCCAATAGACAAATTCGTTTTTCACCCATAATTGTGATCGACGACGAAGGCACGAACCTTGGAACTTTGTCCCTCGACCAGGCCTTAGCCATCGCGAATGAAAAAGGCCTTGATCTCGTTGAGATCAATCCTACAAATCGTCCACCGATCTGCAAAATTATGGACTTCGGCAAGTATAAGTACGATTTGGCCAAAAAGGAAAAAGAGAGTCGGGCAAAGCACAAGGAAACAGAGCTGAAGGAGATACGACTTACTTTTAAGATTGGCGACCACGATCTGGAATACAAAGCCAAACAGGCGAATGGATTCATTGCAGATGGCGACCAAGTCAAAGTTTCGATGAGACTTCGCGGCCGAGAAAACGCCCTTGGCGAGATCGGATTAGGGGTATTTGCTAAGTTCGCCGAGATGGCCAACCTTTCGTATGAGAGAAACCCAGTTCGAGCAGGCAATCAGATCGTTGGAATGCTCGTCGTGAAAAAAGAAGTTAAGCAATCATAA
- a CDS encoding bL35 family ribosomal protein: MKLKTHKATIKRVKTSATGKLLRVKSAKSHLLSHKANPTKTDLVVAHADQRRVKRLTPYS; the protein is encoded by the coding sequence ATGAAATTAAAAACACACAAAGCAACAATCAAAAGAGTCAAGACTAGCGCAACTGGTAAGCTTTTACGAGTCAAATCAGCCAAGAGCCATCTTCTCTCCCACAAGGCCAATCCTACAAAGACTGACTTGGTTGTCGCTCACGCAGATCAGAGACGAGTCAAGAGATTGACTCCTTATAGCTAA
- the rplT gene encoding 50S ribosomal protein L20, whose product MRVKTGVVRRAKHNKMLAKTKGFQGRRRSVYKLAKQAVLKAGVYAYRDRKVNKRNFRSLWIVRINAGLQSFGISYSQFINKLLKANITLNRKFLADLATNHPAEFEAVVKKVK is encoded by the coding sequence ATGAGAGTCAAAACTGGCGTCGTCAGACGAGCCAAACACAACAAAATGTTAGCAAAGACCAAGGGCTTCCAAGGACGCCGAAGGTCAGTTTATAAACTTGCCAAGCAAGCCGTTCTTAAAGCTGGCGTTTACGCTTACCGTGATCGTAAGGTCAACAAGCGCAACTTCCGCTCACTTTGGATCGTCCGCATCAACGCAGGACTTCAAAGCTTCGGCATTTCATACTCTCAGTTCATCAACAAGCTTCTGAAAGCAAACATCACACTCAATCGCAAATTCCTAGCTGATCTCGCTACCAACCACCCAGCTGAATTCGAAGCAGTGGTCAAAAAAGTCAAATAG
- a CDS encoding MBL fold metallo-hydrolase, which yields MAEIKIVVQGVHGKAIEGKLRIGSTTTLIKSDQNILVDAGYFGDKDELIAALAKENLTPDQIDIVILTHMHLDHVVNTYLFENAKIFCKLRKDYIGQYHIPKEKSVQRSEIIDGTEIAKDVSILLTPGHTEDHISVLVNTDEGNIVIAGDAMADESFADMEVNPPLANNLVDYDESRKKILAVADYIIPGHGDKFQVKK from the coding sequence ATGGCAGAGATCAAAATAGTAGTTCAGGGTGTTCATGGCAAGGCGATAGAAGGTAAACTTCGGATTGGCTCAACTACGACGCTTATCAAGTCGGACCAAAATATCCTTGTCGACGCGGGCTATTTCGGAGACAAAGATGAATTAATTGCGGCATTGGCCAAGGAGAACCTAACTCCCGATCAGATCGACATCGTCATTCTGACCCATATGCATTTGGACCACGTGGTCAACACATATTTGTTTGAAAACGCCAAGATATTCTGCAAACTCAGGAAAGATTATATCGGCCAATACCATATTCCAAAGGAGAAAAGCGTACAGAGATCTGAGATTATCGATGGGACGGAAATTGCCAAAGATGTTTCGATACTGCTAACTCCAGGCCACACCGAAGATCACATCTCAGTGCTAGTAAACACTGACGAGGGAAACATTGTCATCGCTGGCGATGCCATGGCCGATGAAAGTTTTGCCGATATGGAAGTGAATCCACCACTGGCAAATAATTTAGTCGATTACGACGAAAGCCGGAAGAAAATTCTCGCAGTCGCAGACTATATAATTCCTGGTCACGGTGACAAATTTCAAGTCAAAAAATAA
- a CDS encoding signal peptidase II, with protein MPKKNVNLFVSIPCYIAALLLIDFSIFKFNLGSLNNSFYLGFWQGPIAFISVILVLILAVALLVRSKSLPVLPKILISVGVVTNLIERAIFGGVVDYIPFFHLTVFNIADVLITIGFMFVLLIIWGKEKK; from the coding sequence ATGCCAAAAAAGAACGTTAATTTATTCGTCTCAATACCGTGCTATATCGCGGCGCTTTTGTTGATCGATTTCTCAATATTCAAATTTAACCTCGGAAGCCTCAACAATAGTTTCTATCTCGGCTTTTGGCAGGGACCAATCGCATTTATCTCAGTAATTCTGGTTCTGATATTGGCTGTAGCGCTACTTGTCCGATCAAAGTCGCTACCAGTTTTGCCAAAAATATTGATCTCGGTGGGAGTGGTTACCAATCTGATAGAGCGCGCCATATTCGGTGGAGTGGTCGATTATATCCCGTTTTTCCATCTGACTGTTTTCAATATTGCTGATGTTCTAATTACTATCGGTTTTATGTTCGTACTTCTAATCATTTGGGGCAAGGAAAAAAAGTAA
- a CDS encoding TraR/DksA family transcriptional regulator → MKPTEQYIEKQKEAMLAEKERIAEQIKKLKKYPDYGDISDDNTQELTDFENSMAVDDQLEVVLKKINKALKSIDSGAYGKCAKCGDEIETGRLKIMPYADLCVTCQNNAKKER, encoded by the coding sequence ATGAAACCAACAGAACAATATATCGAGAAGCAAAAAGAAGCGATGCTAGCCGAAAAAGAGCGTATTGCTGAGCAGATCAAAAAGCTCAAGAAATACCCTGACTACGGTGATATTAGCGATGACAACACCCAGGAATTGACTGATTTCGAGAATAGTATGGCCGTTGATGACCAGCTCGAAGTAGTGTTGAAGAAAATCAACAAAGCGCTCAAATCAATTGATAGCGGCGCATATGGTAAATGTGCCAAGTGCGGAGACGAGATAGAGACAGGAAGACTGAAAATTATGCCTTACGCTGATCTTTGTGTAACATGCCAGAATAATGCCAAAAAAGAACGTTAA
- a CDS encoding prolipoprotein diacylglyceryl transferase has translation MYPILFTIGQFSLYTHGVLAVLGILIGSLLVYRLAKYKGYNTEFLFDNIVYSVLAGIIGARITYFVLYHEQFQSLKEIFYLWDGGLVSYGGFIVGGAVFALLIKAQKENILKWLDIYAVAFAAGLFFGRIGNLMAGEYSGIRTFSKLSLNHQIPVPAYECLALILILVTLFVTMKKKFKTDGTLFYTMITMYGGLRFIIDFWRDDSKILGPISFGQIISLAIFIIGAIYLWTKILGHKIRRSK, from the coding sequence ATGTATCCAATATTATTCACAATCGGGCAATTTAGTCTTTATACACATGGCGTGCTGGCTGTTTTGGGCATCCTGATCGGTAGTTTGCTCGTTTATCGACTTGCCAAGTACAAGGGCTACAATACAGAATTTCTTTTTGACAACATCGTCTATTCTGTCTTGGCTGGAATTATTGGCGCTAGGATTACATATTTCGTGCTTTATCACGAACAATTTCAATCGCTCAAAGAAATCTTTTATCTTTGGGACGGCGGCCTTGTCTCCTACGGTGGTTTCATTGTCGGCGGAGCTGTCTTCGCCCTTCTGATCAAGGCCCAAAAGGAAAATATCCTGAAATGGCTCGATATCTATGCAGTTGCTTTTGCCGCTGGCCTTTTCTTCGGCAGGATTGGCAATCTGATGGCGGGGGAGTATTCCGGTATCAGAACTTTTTCAAAATTAAGTCTCAATCATCAGATTCCAGTCCCAGCCTATGAATGTCTGGCCCTAATTTTGATCCTCGTGACTTTATTTGTCACCATGAAAAAGAAGTTCAAGACCGACGGTACACTTTTTTACACCATGATCACCATGTACGGTGGGCTTCGATTCATTATTGATTTTTGGCGAGATGACTCTAAGATTCTGGGCCCAATTTCATTTGGTCAAATCATCAGTTTAGCAATTTTTATTATCGGCGCCATTTATCTTTGGACCAAGATACTCGGCCATAAAATCAGGAGATCGAAATGA
- the lepB gene encoding signal peptidase I, translated as MTNEELKKELNSEILNDLSTEVNPKKDILDLVIDLVKTGVVVFVVAFLLRYFVIQPFLVDGQSMMPNYHHKEYILTEKLSYMTGEPRRGDVIVFRYPRNPSVSYIKRVIGLPGETVRIANNKITIVNSTNPSGMVLTEDYIPADFKTKTYDNGDSKSAFEKTLQEKEYFVMGDNREHSSDSREWGVLPKTLITGRAWLTLMPLDRIKIHERITYKTSISYISNRLSLLASNSTK; from the coding sequence ATGACAAATGAGGAACTAAAAAAAGAGTTGAACTCCGAGATCTTGAATGACTTAAGCACCGAGGTCAATCCAAAAAAAGATATCTTGGACCTAGTGATTGACCTGGTCAAAACCGGAGTCGTCGTTTTCGTGGTGGCCTTCTTGCTCCGCTATTTCGTAATCCAGCCTTTCCTTGTTGATGGCCAGTCGATGATGCCAAATTATCATCACAAAGAGTATATCCTGACCGAAAAATTATCTTATATGACTGGAGAGCCAAGGCGTGGCGATGTGATCGTCTTCCGCTATCCTCGCAACCCTAGCGTCAGCTACATCAAGAGAGTGATCGGGCTGCCTGGTGAGACGGTTAGAATCGCGAACAACAAAATTACAATCGTAAATTCTACAAATCCGAGCGGAATGGTGCTGACTGAGGACTATATTCCTGCTGATTTTAAGACCAAAACTTACGACAACGGCGACAGCAAATCTGCCTTTGAGAAGACCTTGCAAGAAAAAGAGTATTTCGTCATGGGCGACAATAGAGAACATTCTTCTGACTCTCGTGAGTGGGGCGTATTACCAAAAACTCTAATTACCGGCAGAGCCTGGCTCACCCTGATGCCGCTAGATCGCATCAAAATTCATGAAAGAATCACCTACAAGACGAGTATATCGTATATTTCAAATCGATTATCGCTTCTTGCTTCGAACTCTACCAAGTAA
- the der gene encoding ribosome biogenesis GTPase Der yields the protein MEKENQKIVAVIGRPNVGKSTLFNRLCGKRVAIEAPIPGTTRDRLYGEVNWQGEEFTLIDVAGIESGTKKEIDLSIQDGVDTAIESADLILFIVDWNEPDNQKDKEVARRLKKSGKKVLLVVNKVDNVSRLESIDLFKRLGFQNPIPVSAISGKSSGDLLDVIAKELKDDETVPAKVHTNYDISLAIIGRPNVGKSTLLNTIIGEKRAVVSAEAGTTRDSVNVSFFHKGKNIQISDTAGIRRPGKVGHDTIESFSVIRAERALKNCDVAILVIDASEGLVALDANILGNAKEWGKGIILAVNKIDLIPGDQQEYMAKTIWILQRKLNFAPWLPIVFISAQDEVNINSLLTQVVAVAENRNTIVPQELLDEIIELSKQSNPQLQDIQKLNQKRSTPPQFEIVVSAKKVPHYTQVRYLENRIRDVVPMNGVPIYIDTHLLGRVRSKKR from the coding sequence ATGGAGAAAGAAAACCAAAAAATTGTAGCGGTGATCGGCCGACCAAACGTTGGCAAATCTACGCTGTTCAATCGTCTATGCGGCAAACGCGTAGCTATTGAAGCTCCGATTCCTGGCACGACCAGGGACCGTCTTTATGGTGAGGTCAACTGGCAGGGCGAAGAATTCACCCTCATCGACGTAGCTGGTATCGAATCAGGGACCAAGAAGGAGATTGATCTCTCAATCCAAGATGGCGTCGATACTGCTATCGAAAGCGCCGATCTCATCCTTTTCATCGTCGACTGGAACGAGCCAGACAATCAGAAGGACAAGGAAGTCGCTCGCAGACTGAAGAAAAGCGGCAAGAAGGTGCTTCTGGTCGTCAACAAAGTTGATAATGTTTCTCGTCTCGAATCAATTGATCTATTCAAGCGCCTCGGCTTTCAGAATCCTATTCCTGTCTCCGCTATTTCTGGCAAAAGCTCCGGTGATCTTCTCGATGTTATTGCCAAAGAGTTGAAAGACGATGAGACAGTACCAGCCAAAGTTCATACTAATTATGATATTAGCCTCGCTATAATCGGGCGACCAAATGTAGGCAAATCTACTCTGCTCAACACTATTATTGGCGAAAAAAGAGCGGTTGTTTCGGCAGAAGCCGGGACTACTCGCGACAGTGTCAATGTCAGCTTTTTTCACAAAGGCAAGAATATTCAAATTTCTGATACCGCTGGTATCCGTAGACCTGGCAAGGTTGGCCATGACACGATCGAATCTTTTAGCGTCATTCGCGCCGAGAGAGCACTCAAGAATTGTGATGTTGCCATACTGGTCATCGATGCTAGCGAGGGATTAGTCGCTCTGGACGCCAACATTCTTGGCAACGCCAAAGAGTGGGGCAAGGGCATTATCTTGGCAGTAAACAAGATTGACTTGATCCCAGGAGACCAGCAAGAATATATGGCCAAGACGATCTGGATTCTCCAGCGAAAACTCAATTTTGCGCCATGGCTTCCAATAGTCTTTATCTCTGCTCAAGATGAGGTCAATATCAACTCGCTCCTAACTCAGGTCGTAGCAGTGGCCGAGAACAGAAATACCATAGTCCCACAGGAGTTATTGGATGAGATCATCGAACTTTCCAAGCAATCCAATCCTCAGCTTCAAGATATCCAGAAACTCAATCAGAAAAGAAGCACTCCTCCTCAATTTGAAATCGTGGTTTCAGCCAAGAAAGTCCCTCATTACACTCAAGTTCGTTATCTAGAAAATCGCATCAGAGACGTCGTCCCGATGAATGGAGTTCCGATCTATATTGATACTCATTTACTTGGTAGAGTTCGAAGCAAGAAGCGATAA
- a CDS encoding RNA-binding protein codes for MREEDNKLFVGNLSYNIDDAKLLDVFSSLPEVEVVEARVVMDRFTGKSRGFGFVTLANKEMAEKAIELTNNTEVDGRTIFVSIARPQTERPSGDRSGGRDSRNSGGNRFGDRR; via the coding sequence ATGAGAGAAGAAGACAACAAGCTTTTCGTCGGTAATCTTAGTTACAACATCGACGATGCTAAGCTTTTAGATGTTTTTAGTTCACTTCCAGAAGTTGAGGTCGTTGAAGCTCGTGTTGTGATGGACCGTTTTACCGGAAAATCACGTGGCTTTGGTTTCGTTACCCTTGCCAACAAAGAAATGGCCGAAAAGGCTATTGAGCTTACCAACAACACCGAAGTTGACGGTAGAACTATTTTCGTAAGTATTGCTCGTCCACAAACTGAGCGCCCATCTGGCGACCGCAGTGGTGGTAGAGACTCTAGAAACAGTGGCGGAAATCGCTTCGGCGACAGACGCTAA
- the priA gene encoding primosomal protein N' — MIVNVIPEVKVGGEMESFSYLVPEELEGEIRIGSVVSIPFGNRKIRGVVEGTTEHGANNTKYEIKSLISVDPNIIFTEKYIKIAKWISSYYLCSLGEAIELFLPPMMKKPRPGAQVESSKSKVKSPIELTNEQQEIFEKLKLSLNSKAKKHALIRGITGSGKTEIYIKLAEETLQLGKQVIVLVPEIILTPQTVERFQKTFGDQITLMHHNLSKSEKFNCYFDFYTGKKPIIVGPRSALLIPCPNIGLIIIDEEQEDSFKQDQNPRYHAVTLAEKIAEATGAQLLLGSATPKIETFHKAKTGQFDLFELTERYNSAKLPPAEIVDLRNELRTGNNSPISEKLRQSIEDILEKKKQILLFLNRRGTSTFVSCRDCGHVIICKNCSIPLIYHLYGQKSELNCHHCDFRQDVPITCPKCHSPKIKFFGSGIEKIETEIRKLFPLARVARVDASTIKSKTDYEKFYLSFKNHEIDIAIGTQMIAKGLDIPGVDLVGIVSADTGLHLPYYRASEKSFQILTQVSGRSGRRGVAGKTILQTYWPEAKPIIDASLHDYQTFYKDEIAEREKHNYPPFQHLIRIISEDESSGKAIEKIRKVAAELAKNKLSFIGPGACFYERLHNKFRFHIIVKVDKLPDQRLHEVAKLFPHLVWDVDAVNLL; from the coding sequence ATGATTGTAAACGTAATACCAGAGGTCAAGGTTGGTGGAGAGATGGAGAGCTTCTCCTATTTGGTTCCCGAGGAGCTAGAGGGAGAGATACGAATCGGCTCAGTCGTCTCTATCCCTTTTGGTAATCGTAAGATTCGAGGCGTTGTCGAAGGGACGACGGAACACGGAGCAAACAATACTAAGTATGAAATAAAATCGTTAATTTCAGTTGACCCGAATATCATTTTCACTGAAAAATACATAAAAATCGCCAAATGGATATCATCATACTATTTATGTAGTTTGGGCGAAGCAATCGAACTATTCCTCCCGCCGATGATGAAAAAACCGCGCCCAGGAGCACAGGTTGAAAGTTCAAAGTCCAAAGTCAAAAGTCCGATTGAATTAACAAATGAGCAGCAGGAAATATTTGAAAAACTGAAACTAAGCCTGAATTCAAAAGCGAAAAAACATGCTCTGATCCGTGGAATTACTGGATCGGGGAAAACAGAAATTTATATTAAATTAGCCGAGGAAACATTACAACTTGGGAAGCAGGTCATAGTATTGGTACCAGAGATTATTTTGACTCCCCAAACTGTCGAGCGCTTCCAAAAAACTTTTGGCGACCAAATTACCCTGATGCACCACAATCTCTCGAAATCGGAGAAATTCAATTGTTATTTTGATTTTTATACTGGGAAGAAGCCGATTATTGTTGGACCACGATCTGCTTTGCTAATCCCCTGTCCCAACATCGGGCTTATTATCATCGATGAAGAACAGGAAGATTCCTTCAAACAAGATCAAAATCCACGTTACCACGCTGTCACACTGGCCGAGAAAATCGCTGAGGCTACAGGCGCACAGCTCCTCCTCGGTAGCGCCACGCCCAAAATTGAAACGTTCCACAAGGCGAAAACGGGACAGTTTGATCTTTTCGAATTGACCGAACGGTACAACTCCGCCAAATTGCCTCCAGCAGAGATCGTGGACTTAAGGAATGAACTCCGGACTGGCAACAACTCCCCGATCTCAGAGAAGCTTCGCCAAAGCATAGAAGATATTTTGGAGAAGAAAAAACAGATTCTTCTCTTCCTAAATCGTCGCGGTACATCCACCTTCGTCTCTTGCCGAGATTGCGGACACGTGATAATATGCAAAAATTGCTCCATCCCACTTATCTATCACCTTTATGGCCAGAAAAGTGAGTTGAATTGCCACCACTGTGATTTTCGCCAAGATGTCCCGATTACCTGTCCAAAATGCCACAGCCCAAAGATCAAATTTTTTGGCTCTGGGATTGAGAAAATTGAGACAGAGATCAGGAAGTTGTTTCCCCTTGCCAGGGTAGCCAGAGTAGACGCCTCAACGATCAAATCGAAGACCGACTACGAAAAGTTTTATCTCTCGTTCAAGAATCATGAGATCGATATCGCCATAGGTACGCAGATGATCGCCAAGGGCTTGGATATTCCAGGAGTTGACCTGGTCGGGATTGTTTCGGCTGATACCGGTCTCCACCTGCCATATTATCGAGCGAGCGAAAAGTCTTTTCAAATCCTGACTCAGGTCTCGGGCAGAAGCGGACGCAGAGGAGTGGCCGGCAAGACGATACTCCAGACCTACTGGCCCGAAGCCAAGCCGATTATTGACGCCAGCCTTCATGATTACCAAACCTTTTATAAGGATGAGATCGCGGAGCGTGAAAAGCATAATTATCCCCCCTTCCAGCATTTGATCAGAATAATTTCTGAGGACGAAAGCAGCGGAAAAGCAATCGAAAAGATTAGAAAAGTGGCGGCGGAATTAGCCAAAAACAAATTATCCTTCATCGGTCCTGGCGCTTGTTTCTATGAACGTCTTCACAACAAATTTCGCTTTCACATCATCGTCAAAGTCGACAAGCTTCCAGATCAAAGATTGCACGAAGTGGCAAAACTTTTTCCCCACCTCGTATGGGACGTCGACGCCGTAAATTTGTTATAA
- the def gene encoding peptide deformylase, translated as MKLDIFKNGSPILRTPTETVTDFDMELQKTIDDMIETMRGANGIGLAAPQIGSSKKLLVCEFAGDEESKIPAVPLTVLCNPEIVQSSDELKNMVEGCLSFPGMELIVKRPKKVKVKGFDRYGEPIEIEADNLYARVLQHEIDHLNCTLLVDHLEEVDVIFIGTGTLGVPALNALATDPQYRIKLVITGENLAVSRTHADNINPIEETAKKYKIPILKTKNIKDPETIEKIKATKPKIGIMADFGQIVSEEILNIPEFGIINIHPSLLPKYRGPSPIQQPILDGVKTTGVSLILTAKKMDAGDLVSQTIVKLQGSETSTILKNFLAEVAATQLLNSLPYYIAGDLKPEPQGEKRISYTRLFTKEDGLVTETTPAVEVERKIRAFDAWPKVYTMVKGKRVQLLSSHFDKENNFFIDRVKPEGKSEMSYEDFVRGYHTEIKFSESR; from the coding sequence ATGAAACTAGATATCTTCAAAAATGGATCCCCAATACTTCGCACACCCACAGAAACGGTGACTGATTTTGACATGGAACTCCAGAAAACTATAGACGATATGATCGAGACGATGAGGGGCGCCAACGGAATCGGCTTGGCCGCACCACAGATCGGTAGCTCGAAGAAATTATTGGTCTGCGAATTTGCAGGAGATGAAGAGAGCAAGATTCCGGCTGTCCCGCTAACTGTCCTTTGCAACCCCGAAATTGTTCAATCGTCAGACGAACTAAAAAATATGGTCGAGGGCTGCCTTTCCTTCCCTGGTATGGAGTTGATCGTGAAAAGACCGAAAAAGGTGAAGGTGAAGGGCTTTGATAGATATGGCGAACCGATCGAGATCGAAGCTGACAATTTGTATGCTCGAGTGCTACAGCACGAGATCGATCATCTAAATTGCACCCTTCTGGTCGACCATCTAGAGGAAGTTGACGTTATTTTTATCGGCACTGGCACGCTCGGCGTCCCTGCGCTCAATGCCCTAGCAACAGACCCGCAATATCGCATCAAACTTGTCATCACCGGTGAAAATCTTGCCGTCTCAAGAACTCATGCCGACAACATCAACCCAATCGAGGAAACTGCCAAGAAATACAAGATCCCAATTCTCAAGACCAAGAATATCAAGGATCCTGAAACAATTGAGAAAATCAAAGCGACTAAGCCAAAAATTGGCATTATGGCTGATTTTGGTCAGATCGTCAGCGAGGAGATTCTCAACATTCCAGAGTTTGGCATCATCAATATTCATCCTTCACTACTTCCTAAATACCGTGGACCCTCTCCAATCCAGCAACCGATTCTGGACGGCGTCAAAACTACTGGCGTAAGTCTGATACTAACGGCGAAGAAAATGGATGCTGGCGACCTTGTTTCTCAAACTATTGTGAAACTTCAAGGTTCGGAAACTTCTACTATTCTGAAGAACTTCCTGGCCGAAGTCGCTGCAACGCAACTTCTGAATTCCCTGCCCTACTATATCGCTGGCGACTTGAAGCCTGAGCCACAGGGAGAGAAGCGGATCAGCTATACCCGCCTTTTCACGAAGGAGGATGGCCTTGTCACCGAAACAACTCCAGCAGTAGAGGTTGAGAGGAAAATTCGCGCTTTTGACGCTTGGCCCAAGGTCTACACTATGGTCAAGGGCAAGAGAGTCCAGCTTCTCTCTTCACATTTCGATAAAGAAAATAATTTCTTCATCGACCGAGTCAAACCAGAGGGCAAAAGTGAGATGAGTTATGAAGACTTTGTCCGAGGTTATCATACCGAAATCAAATTCTCTGAATCGCGTTGA